A genomic segment from Bufo bufo chromosome 8, aBufBuf1.1, whole genome shotgun sequence encodes:
- the LPAR4 gene encoding lysophosphatidic acid receptor 4: MGNYSNITCSIDDSFKYNLYGVVYSVVFVLGLITNCASLCVFCFKMKMHNETAIYMTNLAVSDLLFVFTLPFKIFYNFNRHWPFGDTLCKISGTAFLTNIYGSMLFLTCISVDRFLAIVYPFRSRTIRTRRNSAIVCAGVWILVLSGGISASLFSTTNVSNTTTTCFEGFSKSIWKTYLSKITMFIEIVGFLIPLLLNLTCSSLVLRTLRKPATLCQIGTNKEKVLKMIIVHIAIFVVCFVPYNSILFLYALVRSQAIANCSIERFARTMYPITLCIATTNCCFDPFVYYFTSKSFQKSFNINPLIKMDNLFKIDSATKIALPVTHEELTEQMNINNGGDLMSESNFKD, translated from the coding sequence ATGGGAAACTACAGCAATATTACCTGCTCCATCGATGACTCTTTTAAATACAACCTTTATGGTGTGGTTTATAGTGTAGTATTTGTCCTGGGATTGATCACAAACTGTGCTTCCCTCTGCGTCTTCTGCTTCAAAATGAAGATGCACAATGAGACAGCCATTTACATGACCAACCTTGCCGTGTCTGACCTACTGTTTGTGTTCACTCTTCCTTTCAAAATATTTTATAATTTCAACCGCCATTGGCCCTTTGGAGACACCTTGTGTAAAATATCAGGCACGGCATTCTTGACCAACATCTACGGAAGCATGCTTTTCCTTACATGCATCAGTGTGGATCGATTTCTGGCAATTGTCTACCCATTCCGTTCCCGAACCATTAGAACAAGAAGAAATTCTGCCATAGTTTGTGCAGGGGTTTGGATTTTAGTACTGAGTGGAGGTATTTCTGCATCTCTTTTCTCTACCACCAATGTGTCCAACACAACCACCACTTGCTTCGAAGGTTTCTCCAAAAGCATCTGGAAAACCTATTTGTCAAAAATCACCATGTTCATTGAAATCGTTGGATTTCTTATTCCTTTGCTCCTCAATCTTACCTGCTCCTCTTTGGTTTTAAGGACACTGAGGAAACCAGCAACCTTGTGTCAGATTGGAACCAACAAAGAAAAAGTTCTGAAGATGATCATCGTCCATATTGCCATCTTTGTTGTGTGTTTTGTGCCGTACAATTCGATCCTGTTTCTTTATGCTTTGGTACGTTCACAGGCGATAGCGAACTGCTCGATTGAGAGATTTGCACGGACAATGTACCCAATTACCTTGTGTATCGCAACGACAAACTGTTGTTTTGACCCCTTTGTATATTATTTCACTTCTAAATCTTTTCAAAAGTCCTTTAACATAAACCCGCTAATAAAGATGGATAACCTGTTCAAGATTGACTCGGCAACAAAAATTGCTCTGCCAGTAACACATGAGGAACTAACCGAGCAAATGAACATTAACAATGGAGGGGATTTGATGTCAGAGTCTAACTTTAAGGACTAG